A single window of Uloborus diversus isolate 005 chromosome 5, Udiv.v.3.1, whole genome shotgun sequence DNA harbors:
- the LOC129222788 gene encoding serine/threonine-protein kinase haspin-like, which yields MTSTPFPKFKLAEDSNASELEVIASSGKGLVNNEQISGIIQVSGEKRQKHLTRSSDSLSMLRVDLFQKSCLNLKAIVNGSNYTLSQYNISNLFPSSKSSHSLCNDHVIDSSAANVSRHSTSKMAIQNVSVTTQTKHEIAEAKAKLLKLCKQDSVVQFSEVFKWSSLNVKKIGEGTYGEVFIITKGKTSTVVKIIPVSEEIGDDSFQGLQNVLSEVKIAQSLSGLRNKKINQTKNFNKLKSAHLVMGQYPDVLINAWDSFSEAKSTYNDRPDFFSEAQLFVILEQEYGGKDMSNFVLRHAVEAESVFKQIAISLAIAEEEFLFEHRDLHLGNILIQRNRSKKISYVLRGKPFSIESHGLLVTIIDFTLSRLCETEYVYYNNLADDESLFNQSGDYQFEIYKAMKEHLGNKWHECGLYSNVLWLNFLCVKLKSFPYSRPSSAKHTKALKQLESMEKQLSYCNSATDCLSQCKIVTLPDTNGNRDTRLSSNSILVSRNSFQKSKASIIA from the exons ATGACTAGCACTCCTTTTCCTAAGTTTAAATTGGCTGAGGATTCTAATGCTTCTGAACTTGAAGTCATAGCTTCTAGTGGAAAAGGATTAGTTAATAATGAGCAGATTTCTGGAATAATACAAGTTTCGGGTGAAAAAAGGCAAAAACATCTGACTCGGTCATCTGACTCGCTTTCAATGTTACGAGTTGACCTCTttcaaaaaagttgtttaaatttgaAGGCTATTGTCAATGGCAGTAACTATACACTTTCACAATATAACATTTCCAATCTTTTTCCGAGCAGCAAAAGCTCTCATTCCTTATGCAATGATCATGTGATTGATTCATCAGCTGCAAATGTGAGTCGACACAGTACCTccaaa ATGGCTATTCAGAATGTATCTGTAACTACCCAGACAAAGCATGAAATTGCAGAAGCAAAGGCTAAATTATTGAAGTTGTGCAAGCAAGATTCAGTTGTACAATTTTCAGAAGTATTTAAGTGGAG CTCATTGAATGTTAAGAAAATTGGAGAAGGAACATATGGagaagtttttattattactaaagggAAAACATCAACGGTCGTGAAAATAATTCCTGTTTCTGAAGAAATTGGAGATGACAGTTTTCAGGGACTGCAAAATGTTTTGTCTGAAGTTAAAATTGCACA AAGTTTGAGTGGTCTACGAAACAAGAAGATTaaccaaactaaaaatttcaataaactcaaaag TGCTCACCTTGTTATGGGGCAGTATCCTGATGTACTAATTAATGCTTGGGATTCTTTCAGCGAAGCTAAGTCCACTTACAATGATAGACCAG ATTTCTTCTCTGAGGCTCAGCTGTTTGTTATTCTTGAACAAGAATACGGAGGAAAAGACATGTCAAATTTTGTG CTCAGACATGCTGTTGAAGCAGAAAGTGTCTTCAAACAAATCGCTATATCTTTAGCAATTGCTGAAGAAGAATTTTTATTTGAGCACAGGGACTTGCATTTGGGAAACATTCTAATTCAAAGAAATCGcagtaaaaaaatatcttatgtACTGAGAGGAAAACCTTTTTCAATCGAAAGTCATGGATTGTTAGTTACAATTATCGATTTCACACTCTCAAGATTATGCGAGACCG agtaTGTTTATTATAATAACCTTGCTGATGATGAATCTTTATTTAACCAAAGTGGTGATTATCAGTTTGAAATATATAAAGCTATGAAAGAGCATTTGGG gAATAAATGGCATGAATGTGGATTATATTCTAATGTGTTATGGTTAAATTTTTTGTGCGTCAAGCTCAAAAGCTTTCCGTACAGTCGTCCATCTTCCGCAAAGCACACCAAAGCCTTGAAGCAGTTGGAATCAATGGAAAAGCAATTAAGTTATTGTAACTCTGCCACAGATTGCTTATCACAGTGTAAAATTGTAACTCTTCCCGATACAAATGGCAATAGAGACACTAGATTATCTAGTAATTCAATATTGGTGTCAAGGAACTCATTTCAGAAATCTAAAGCCAGTATAATTGCTTGA
- the LOC129223185 gene encoding uncharacterized protein LOC129223185, with protein MKRVKCYGRVKKSVALEKPVVKDFFGEEDYKTSLWDFDSLKKDDKEKESKPVKRAGRKKMSSQRYFFPSSPDMFTSSSCDSKIKLTNKKGQRAKKEKNNKNIPESNKINLRKRLRDKNNEIDIYDAEIQPKWSEIEDHDLCLETYKRYEKSNIKGT; from the exons ATGAAGAGAGTGAAATGTTATGGACGAGTTAAAAAGAGTGTTGCCCTTGAAAAGCCAGTTGTCAAAGATTTCTTTGGAGAAGAAGATTACAAAACATCGCTGTGGGACTTTGA CTCTCTGAAGAAGGatgataaagaaaaagaaagtaaacCAGTTAAGAGAGCCGGGAGGAAAAAGATGAGCAGCCAACGTTACTTTTTTCCAAGCTCACCTGATATGTTTACTTCCTCATCttgtgattcaaaaataaaattaacaaacaaaaaggggcaaagagcaaaaaaagaaaaaaataacaagaacattccagagtcaaataaaataaatttgagaaaaaggctaagagacaaaaataatgaaattgataTTTATGATGCTGAAATACAACCCAAATGGTCAGAAATTGAAGATCATGATTTGTGTTTAGAAACATATAAGAGATACGAAA AATCAAACATAAAAGGAACTTGA